CGCATTTTCTGCATCTAATGCCCATTCCACCTGGTTCAGCTGCTTGTTAAGTTTGTATTGAATCAACTCGCCCAGCTTTCTATCATCCTCGACCAGTAAGATATGCAAGTGTCACCACCACCCTTCTTAGTTTCCCCCCATTGTTACCATGTATTATAAATCGAATCCTTGTTTATTATCGTAGGAAATCCAATATTTTCGCTTATATATTGAGCTTCTTTGTTAGGCACTGTTGTAAAGATGGTCGTACCGTTCTGTTCCTTGATTGCAGTAAGCTGCTGAAGCCACTCCGCGGTCCACTCATCAGGGGTTGTGGAATACTTGAAGAGATTTTCCCAGAGAACGCCGCTCACATACGGTAGCGATGCCGATTCCAAGGTTTCAAATCCATTATTTTGGATCAAATATAAGTTCGGTGATGTAGCCTTTAACCTTTTTAAAAGTTCTACGTACGAGGATCTCAATCTTTCTTGGTAATCCGTTTGGTGAGCAAAATACGAATCGATATGATCAACGGTATCCAAAAACACCCCATCCATACCCTTCTTCACAATTCCCAACTCGATTTGGTCATAAAGAACTTGTCTCAAATGAGATTTGCTCAAGTCTGCCAGGTACGATCTCCATTCTTCGAAATATACCGTATCTCCGTTTTTGTCGTGGAAATAATCGGAATCTTGCAAACGGTCCACATATTGCTGCTGGTGTAAATCGATTTCCATGATACTCTGATATCCGATCACGATTGTACCCTTACTTTTTATAGCTGCGATCTGATCCTGTCTATAGACTGAAGGCTCAATGACGACCAGATCGTAAGCTTTCATTTGCTCAATAATGGCGGGGGTTGGATTGCCGTAGAAGATCTTGTAGGTCTTGATTTTCTTCGTCAGCGTAATAAGCTTGGTATCTCCATTCCATGCAACATGCTGACCGCAAGCTTCTCCTAATATGCGAAGGGGAACCATAACATGTCCCTCACTGATAAAAGGTGACACTGGCATATCTCTTCTTTTTCCGTTGATAACAGTTGCGTTATCCCCAATACGGAACGTAATCTTGACTCCTTTTCCTTCCCCAGTTGCTTCTTGGGTTTGATCATTCCATGTAACTTTCATACCAAGAGCTTCAAAGATCGGGCGCAGCTCGATCATAGTTGTACCGTCATCATTGACAGGGGGAGTGTCTGTTCGAACCATGTGATTCTCGACACGGACTTGGATCGAATCGGCGGCATGGGCCTTCCCACCTGCAAAAGTAACGGTTGATCCTAACATAACCATCATAAACAGACCCATATTTCGCTGCTTAAGTCTCATTTCATTCCTCCAGGATGTAATATCCGTATTATAAAAGAGGAAAATGAAAGCACGATGAAAACAGCGATATCTATTGGGCCTTACATGGTCTATTTTTATTTCCAAACGCCTGTAATTGGCTCAACGTCACCGGATTTACCTGCATAAGGCAGGTTGTACATATCTTCCAATGTGCGAAGAACATTTAAATGTGTGATGGGTTGATCAGACTTTGTGCTTACAACCATCGGTCCAACAAAAAGTGTAGGGATGTGGTTCTTTTTCGATGAATCATCTTCATCCCAAGTTAGAATGACTAAGCTATTATGGTTTTTAGCCCATTGTATATAAGGGTCCAAATGGAGCTTTAACCAATTGTCTGCGGCGTTGATGGTACCATCGTGCATGTCATGATCCAAGTTCGGAATCACATAAGATATGGTGGGCAATTTACTGAAATCTTCGGTAGGAAAGCTCTGCAGCGGCATGTTCCATTCCTTAGGAACATTGCTGAAGTCAACCCAAGGACTATGCTTGCGGCCATATTGGTGATTCGTACAAACAGTTGACCCCACAGATGGTAAATCCTCGGAATAACCTCCGAACGAAAGCTTGGCATTCAGGAGCTCGCTGCCCAAGTTATCTGTTCCAAAGGTATGCCCGCAGGAATCATCCTTCACTCCCTGGTCAGAGCCGGAATATAGAATTAAATAATTAGGTTGACTAGGGTGCGTCATGGCAAAGGATTGCGTAAAAAAGGCTCCTTGCTGGGTCAAAGCGTTCATGTAAGGAGCTGATTTGTTCCCGATCACCTTATCGAAGGAATGGTTCTCCTCAACAACGATCACTACATGTTCAGGCTTAGGAAGACCTGAACTTTTCGTTTGGGTAGTTGCTGGGGTCGTAGATGCTGGCGTGTGACTGGGCACGGCCGGTTTAGATGATGAGATAGGCGCAGCTGGTGCAGCCTCGCCCGAGGGTTGCTTGGTGCTTGTTGGACTGGATGCGGGAGCTGATTGCGTCTGTTTCGCAGGCGTTGGCTGCGCTTGATTGGGAGCATCTGTTTGTGAACAGGCTGTCAGAAACAGCAGAAATGAACTTAGACAAAGTAGAAATTTCAACACGGTATTCCGCCTCTCGATGCTAATAGTGAATGATTTCGATGAATGAGCAGCGTGTGACTTGACATCTGGCCTAGCTAAGCGGCCTCTTTTTCCATTTTTCCAGCACCCACAGCGTTATGATGCCAATGGAGTACACCATAATCAGGAAGAATAGCAGGGCTCCAATCAGCGGTATATTCATAAAAGAAACCAATACGGCGGAGCCTGTTAATGCAACTAGCCAGTCGGGACTAGCATGGCTCAATCGAATATAAGACCCAACTACCATACTTAAGACTGCGAATCCATAAATGAATGCAAACACAA
This genomic window from Paenibacillus hexagrammi contains:
- a CDS encoding stalk domain-containing protein is translated as MRLKQRNMGLFMMVMLGSTVTFAGGKAHAADSIQVRVENHMVRTDTPPVNDDGTTMIELRPIFEALGMKVTWNDQTQEATGEGKGVKITFRIGDNATVINGKRRDMPVSPFISEGHVMVPLRILGEACGQHVAWNGDTKLITLTKKIKTYKIFYGNPTPAIIEQMKAYDLVVIEPSVYRQDQIAAIKSKGTIVIGYQSIMEIDLHQQQYVDRLQDSDYFHDKNGDTVYFEEWRSYLADLSKSHLRQVLYDQIELGIVKKGMDGVFLDTVDHIDSYFAHQTDYQERLRSSYVELLKRLKATSPNLYLIQNNGFETLESASLPYVSGVLWENLFKYSTTPDEWTAEWLQQLTAIKEQNGTTIFTTVPNKEAQYISENIGFPTIINKDSIYNTW
- a CDS encoding alkaline phosphatase family protein, which encodes MLKFLLCLSSFLLFLTACSQTDAPNQAQPTPAKQTQSAPASSPTSTKQPSGEAAPAAPISSSKPAVPSHTPASTTPATTQTKSSGLPKPEHVVIVVEENHSFDKVIGNKSAPYMNALTQQGAFFTQSFAMTHPSQPNYLILYSGSDQGVKDDSCGHTFGTDNLGSELLNAKLSFGGYSEDLPSVGSTVCTNHQYGRKHSPWVDFSNVPKEWNMPLQSFPTEDFSKLPTISYVIPNLDHDMHDGTINAADNWLKLHLDPYIQWAKNHNSLVILTWDEDDSSKKNHIPTLFVGPMVVSTKSDQPITHLNVLRTLEDMYNLPYAGKSGDVEPITGVWK